Part of the Intestinibacillus sp. Marseille-P6563 genome is shown below.
CGATGTAGAAGATGGCGCCGAGCGGCGAGCCGCCGGACGACATGCCCAGCGCAACGCCGAGCAAAATCGGGATGAGGGTACCGACCAGCAGGCTGTCGCCGATGCCGGCCACCGGACCCATCAGGCCGGCGCGGATACCGTTGATCATTTCGCCGTCGATTTCTTCGCCGTTGGCCTTGGCCTCTTCCAGGCCGGCAGTCATACCGACGATGACCGTGCCGAGCTGCGGCTCGGTGTTAAAGAATGCCGAATAGGTCTTGAGTGCTTCCTTCTGCTCTTCCTTGGTTTCATACAGTTCCTCGACCAGCGGAAGCATGGCGCACAGATACCCGAAGGTCTGCATGTGTTCCTGCGAGAAGCAGGTCAGATGGCCATAATACCAGTTGCGGAAGGATTTGGCCAGCGCCTTTTTGGAAAGTTTCTTTTCAGCCATGGTTAAATCTCCTCCTCATCGTCATCGTCGAACGCATCCGCACCAGTTGTGGTTGCGACCGCGGTTTTTTGCATGCTCAGTACCTTAATCCGGTAATTAAAGACGGCAAAGAATCCGCCGACAACCGATGCGGCAATGAGGTTCAGACCCATGCAGGCTGCCAGAGTAAAACCAAACAGGAAGGTCAGCAGATCGACCGGCTTGGTCGCTACCTGCTTGAGCAGGATGGCAATACCGACGGCCGGCAGCAGCGAACCGACCGTAAAGAGGGTCTTCATCGCAATGCCGTCCATGGGCAGGTATGCCTTCATCAGATCGACCATGTTGACGCCGACCTTGGTGATGATGAAGGTCGGGATAAACGAGCACAGAATATGTGAAATCCAGGGCAACCCCATATCGACCAGATACAGCTTACGCAGGTTGCCTTTCTCCAGGGCCTTCCAGCCCATGTGCTGCCAGACCAGGTTGACGGTCGCGGTGCCGTAGAACAGAACCGTGCCCAGCGTACCAACGGCCGAACCGAGGGTCACTGCCATAGCCTGCCCTTCCGCGCTTGCCGGGTCCAGACCCATGGAATGAACGGCAACAATCGAAAGCGGGATACCAATGTAAGAGATCGCACGCACATCAGCGGAAACCGTACCGCCGGGCGTAACGAGTGCAATGTAAACGACCTGAATGGCAGCGCCCAGATAAATACCGGTCTGCACATCGCCCATAATCAGGCCGACCACCAGGCCCGCCACCAACGGACGGCCCAAGGTGTAGTTGCCGAGCACCGTGCCGCCCAAACCGGGCATGGATGCCAGACAAGCAAACAATCCAAATAACGCGGCTTGCCATACTTGGATTTCCATAAAATCCACCTAACCTTTCTGTATAGCCCCTTTTTTGTCTTTTTCACAAACCCACAGCGCCGCTGCGGCGCTTGTTCTTATTTGTAGCCGAACTGGCCGCGGAACTTCTTCCAGTTGCCGATGGCGGCTTCCTTAATCAGTGCAAACTCGACCTCGTAGCCCTTCTGCATGATCGCTTCGAGTGCATCGGCTTCTTCCTGAGTGATCGACTGGTTGTTGCCCAGCTTGGTTGCGCCTTCGCGGTCGTTGCACGGCCCGATGATGACCGTCTTGACTTCGCCGGGATCAAAGCCGTCGTCGACCAGAATGGCCTTCATGGTCTGAGGGTCCTTGGTGATCAGGAAGTAGCGGTCCTTGCTGTCCAGCACCTTCTGGCACTTGGCCCGCCACTGGTCCAGCGTCCAGACAAAGGTTTTCTTGTCGCTGGCATTCTTGTAGGCCGCCTTGAGCACCGGGGTATTGGCTGCCTTGTCGTTGACGGCAATCAACCCGTCGCAGGGATATTCGAGCGCCCACCGGGTGCAGGTCTGGCCGTGGATCATACGGTCATCGACGCGGATAAATGAAATGGACATATTTAATTTCCTCCCTTTTAAATATCGTCTTCGTCGCTGCTGCCCAGATCAAACTTTTTGAGTTGGCCGCAGCCTTCCTCGATCACTTCGTCGGCTACCTGTGCCAGCGGCGCTTCGGCGTCGGCAAATGCAGCCGTCAGAATCAGCGGCAGGTTCATGCCGCCGATGGCTACCGTGTGCTCCAGCATTCCCTTTTCGGTGAGTACCTCGAGCGCAGTTGTCAGCGGCGAGCCGCCAATGATGTCGGCAAACAGCAGGATTTCATCCTCCTGCGTCAAATCGGCTACCAAGTCCGCAAAGTTCTTGCGGAATGTGTCTACATCCATTCCGTCCAGCAGGCTGGTCGAGCGGATGTCGGTCCGGTCTGCGCCGGCCATCATGCCGACCGCGTTGTGAAGGCCCGGCGCAAAGGTGCCGTGGCTGACCAGAATCAGATATCGCATGTTGGTGAACCCCTTTCTCTTTTTGTTGACACTATCTTATCAATTTCCTCTGGGCATTTCATCTGCACTTTGTCATGGATGTTTGATGACACCCATCCTATTTTGCATGACAATTGTCACCCGCTTTGTTGGAAACATCAAAAAAACCGGCCCCCATTTTGGCAGTTTGCCAAAACAGGGCCGGTTTTCCAGCCTTTGGGCCTTTTAACTTTGCAAATATTCATCCAGTTCGCGCTGCACCCGCAGCAGCTGCAACGACAAGTTGTGGTCGTCCTGCATGGCCGTATCCACCAGGCTTTCGGCCAGCAGCAATGCCTGATCATACGAGCGGAAATGCGGGGCCGTGGTGGCCTGCTCCATGGCGTCGGACAGCAGTTCCAGCCCGAGCTGACTTTCCCCAGGGGTGTCATGCCGCAGAATCTGCTGGATTTCTTCCGACTGGGTGACCCGCCGCAGCGCGGACACGCCGTGCGAATCGGTATACAGCATGGACTGGGTTTGCTCGGAACAGGTCAGCTCCTTGAGAAAATCCCACGCCAGTGGATTTTGCGAACGGCTGCTGATGGCCGCGAGCACGGTGCTCAGTTCCGACCGGCCGGTGCCGGACGGCCCGCCGGGCATCTGGATGCAGTCCCACTCAAAGTCGGAATACCGCTTGATGCGCCAGGGATATGGCTGATAAGTCCGGTAATCGGAAAACAGGAAGGGCCGAAAGGCCACGTGCCCTTCGTCAAAGCTGCGCGCGGTAATGTCGCAGTCCGCATAAAGCTGCTCCAGCTTTTGCGCAAAGGCAACCGCCTCGACCGATGCTGGTTCAGCGATGCGCGAGCGGCTGCCGTCGGCAGCGAACAGCGCGGCTTCATTGGACGCCAGCGCGTTCCGCCAGGTGTAACCGTAGCTGCCGAACTGGTCGATGACGCCATCCCCGTCGGTGTCGCGGGTGATTTTCTGACAGATCGTATAAAAATCATCCCAGGTCCAGTCGTTTTCGGGCACCGGGATGCCTTCGCTCTCGAGCAGCGTTTTGTTGACAAACATCAGCGTCGGCACGCATTCATACGGCAGCGCATACTGCACCCCATCGACCGCGCCGCTGTCCAGGGCGGCACTGTAAAAGTCTGTGCGGGACACATCCGGGTCGCTCGCAATCAGCCCGTCGAGCGGCTGCAAGGCGTCCAGTTCGGCCAGCATGCCGAAATCCTCGGGCAGCACCAAAAACACGTCGGGTTCTTGGCCCATCAGATATTCCCCGGCCAGCCATTCGGAGTAGTCCCGCTTTAAAATGCCGCTGGTATACTCCACCCGCACGCCGGGATGTTCTTCCTCAAACCGCTCGATGGCCGCGTCAATAATCGCATAACAGTTGCCCAGCGGAGCATCCCAATAGCTGCCCGCCAAAAAACCGACCGTCAGCACGGTTTCCTGCGCGGCAGCATAAGCGGACAGTCCGACGCACCCAGCTGCCACCAGCACCATGGCGGCTATGCGTTCCAGCCATCGCCTCATGGCCGGCCTCCAAACGGCTGGGTCGCCGTACCGGTCTGTACCGACCAGATGGCCAGCTGGGTGCGGTCCCGCAGCGCCAGCTTGCTTAAAATCGAACTGATGTAATTGCGCACCGTGCCTTCGGACAGGCACAAAGCAGCGGCAATCTCCTTATTGGACAGGCCGCACCCGACCTCACGGATGATCTTCCACTCATTTTCCTGCAAGTCGGCGGTCTGCTTTTCGTCCACACTGACCTGCATGCTGCCGCGCGCCATGCGGCCAAACATCTCAATGGCTTTGGATGCCACACCGGGCGTAATGATCGAGCCGCCGCGCATAACTTCGCGCACAGCGCTGGCCAAATCGGCCACCGACACGCCTTTGAGCAGATACCCGGACGCCCCATAGCGCAGCGCGCCGAACACATAGTCGTCGTCATCAAAAGTGGTCAGGATAATCACCTTGATCTGCGGATGGGCGGCTTTGATCAGCCGGGTACACTCCACCCCATCCACCTCGGGCATGCGCACATCCATCAGCACCACATCGGGCTTTTGGCTGCGCACCATTTCGATGGCTTCCCGGCCATTGGCCGCCGCGCCGACCATCTGAATGTCCGGCTGTGCGTCCAGCACGAAACTCAAACTTTGCCGAATGAGTTCCTGGTCATCTGCAATCAGCACACGAATCATATTTCATCCCCCCATCGAAGCGGTATGGTTGCCTGAATGCGGAATCCATCCCCGCCGCTGAACTGTAAACTTCCACCGAGCAGCCGCAATCTTTCGCGCATGTGACGCAAGCCGAAACCCGGCTCGATCTGCCCGCATCCGACGCCGTTGTCCTGCACGACAATGGACAACTGCCGGTCCTGACCGAACAAATTCACTTCAATCCGGGTGGCATGTCCGTGGCGAATGGCATTGGTCACGCTCTCCTGCACAATGCGGTACACCGCATCCTCCTCATCCGAGGACAGCCGCATATCGGTCGGCTGCATAAAAAGTTCAATATTGGCGTGCGAGGTCTGCTGCATCTCCTGACACATCTTGACCAGCGCTTCGGACAGCTGAAATCGTTCGAGTGCATCCGGCCGCAGGGCGCTGACCGACCGGCGCACCTCGTTGATGCCGGCCCGCGCCGTTTCGGCGATGAGTTCCATCTGTTTGCGCGCCATTTCGGGTGAAATGTCCATCATCTGGATGCAGGCATCGGCCCCGGCCGTGATGCCGGTCAGGGCATGGCCCAGGGTATCGTGGATTTCACGCGCCAGACGGTTGCGTTCCCGGGTTTCCGCCATGCGTTCACTCTGCGCCGCATAGGCTTTGAGCTGCCCATTGAGCACCGACAACTGGTCGTTTGCATGCGCCAGTTCGCCGTTTAGGCGGCGAATGGCGGCATTTTCTTCGGTGCGCTGTCCTACTAGCAATACCATATATCCCACAAATAAAATCAAGTTGAGCGTGCTGAGCAGCCCGATCGCGGTCTGCATGAGCTGCTGGGCCTGTCCTTCGTAATAGGCCAGATATTCGGACAAGGGCACCATGCTCAGCATGGCCTGCAAAACATCCAGACTGGTCAGCAGATACAGCCCGGTCATGGCCGCTAAAAACAGCACCCGCCCCCGGCCGTGCAGACCATTGACCAGGTTCACCACGCAAAGCAGCAGCAACCCGGTATCTTCCAAGTGCAGCGTCAAAATGACTACCACAGCAAACAGCGGTTCGAGCAGGAAGGCCGACCGACCATTACCCAGCCGTCCATACCGATACAGGAAGTCCACCACCAAAAAGGCCACAAACCCGACGACTGCCAGCGAAAAACTCCAGGGCGGCGCCGGAACATCGCTCAGTCCCTGCAAAAAATCAATGCTTTCCGCGCGGTGCATGGCCCGCCAGGGCGTCAGCATAAACACAGCACACAAAAACAGGGTCAGCGCCAAGTTGATCAGCACCATGGTCTGCCGCAGCAGTGTCAGGCCATCGCCTTTTTGCATCCCATATCCCCCCTTTTTATTGCCAGCCATCCGAGCCAAACTGATTGACATTCTCTTCGGTAATGAGTTTCACCGGCACGGTAATCACCTTGTCATAGGGCTCGCCTTCCAAAATCTGATACGCTACCTGCGCGGTCGTCTGTCCGATTTGGATGGGCGACTGCGCCACGGTCGCGGTCATGACCCCTTCATAAATCATATTTTTCGCTTCCGGCGCGCCGTCCACCCCATACACCAGCGTGTTTTCCAGGGTTCCGTATTCTTCCAACGCCGCCATGGCTCCCAGCGCAGACGGGTCGTTGAGCGCCATGACTACATCGATGGCCGGCTGCTCTTCCAGCAGCTTGCGCAGCGCCGGCATGGCCAGTTCCAACTGCCCCTCGCAGTCGGCCTGGCCGACGATTTCATACGCCGGATGCTCGGCCAAGGTATCGCAAAACCCCTGAATGCGGTCGACTGCCGACTGCGCCGCAGCATGTTCGAGCAGCACAATATGGGCCGAATCCCGGGTGCGCATGAGATGCTCGGCACACAGCACCCCGGCTCCATAATTATCCGAAGCGATTGTACAGGTCACGAGCGACGGGTCACTCACCTGCGAATCGACGATCACAACCGGCACACCGGCATCGCGGGCTTCCTCCAAAGCCGGACGAATTTGCTGAAAATCGACCGGATTGATGACCAGCAAATCAATATCGCTGGCCAACAATTCATGAATCTGCGCATTTTGTTTCTCCTGGTCGAGCGCTGGGTCCCGCGTCAGCAGAATATCCCCCTGGCTTTCGATCATGAGCCGCAATTCCTCATCGATGACGCTGTAAAATGGATTGTTCATGGTCATATAGGTTGCGCCAATGCGAATGCTGTCCTGCTGTCCAGCGGGCTGCTGCATGGTCAGGTACAGCCAGACCGCGAGCGCGGCCGCACACAGGCCTAGGAATACCCGTCTCCATCCCATCCTGATTTCCCCTTTTTTGTTTTTATTATAGCATGTCAGTTGGGGCAAGGAAAGTCCCTCGGTTTTTTCATCCAGCCAAAGAAAACGGCCGAACTGGTTTTGTACACCAGTTCGGCCGTTTCGTATTATAACCGAATCAATATTTATCCGTATAATCCATGCTGTCTGGATACTCTACCGGCGCCGAAGGCTGCGGCGCGGAGGGAATCGTCTGCTCAAAAGAAGGTGTTGGCAGCTGGCTTTCCGCATCCGGAAGAACAAAATGACTGATCATAGATTTCAGCATCTGTGCCTGGCCGGACAATTCTTCGCTGGCCGCTGCACTTTCCTCTGCGGTTGCAGAGTTGGTCTGCACAACTTCGGAAATCTGATTGACGCCAATGGAAACTTCTTTCAGGTGCTCAGCCTGATCCTGATAATCGTGCGTGACACGTTCAACTGCAGAAACCACTTCATCCGAGCTGACAGCAACCATGCTGAGCGCATCGGCGGTAGCCCGAGCAATGCTTTCTCCCTTGTTGACCGCTTGCACCGACTGGGCAATCAGTTCGTTGGTTTCCTGCGCAGCATCTGCGCTCTTGCCTGCCAGATTGCGCACTTCATCTGCAACTACGGCAAAGCCCTTGCCTGCTGCACCGGCGCGAGCTGCTTCGACCGCAGCATTGAGTGCCAGAATGTTGGTCTGGAATGCAATATCATCAATGGTCTTGATAATCTTGCTGATCGCCGTAGAATGCTGGCTGATATCCTGCATTGCAGCGAGCATATCCTGCATTTGTCCATTGCTGGTGCTCATCTGGTTCTTGACTTCGTTGAGCTGATCGATCATCTGACCGGCCTGCTGTGCCCCTTCGGTGACCTTTTCGTTCAGGGTCTGCACGGTGCTGGACAGTTCCTGCACTGCGGACGCTTGTTCGGTTGCGCCCTGTGCCAATGCTTGTGCACCGCTGGCAATTTGATCCGATCCCATATTGACCTGTGCCGCAGACGTGGCAATGCTGGACAGCGTTTCCGACAGGTTCTTCTGAATCCGCAACAATGCGTCCTTGAGCTTGGCAAACTCGCCACGATAATCATACTGCAATTCGAATACCAGATTGCCTCGTCCAATCTGGTCCAGAACCGCGGCCAGCTCGTCAATGTATTGAATATAAGTTTTGAGGCGTTCTACAATGCGCAAGGTGGACTGACCCAGACGCGCCACTTCGTCATGGCCCTTTACCTGATACTCTACATCCAATTCGCCATCGGCCAGTTGTCTTGCGACCGTATCCAGCCGCTTGAGCGGACGAATGATCGAAATTGCCAACAGGACGACGATGATCGCCAGCAAGATCGCGCAAACGACAAAGCAGATGACAATGGTATGTACTGTGTCGTTCACATGGCTTTCAAATTCTTCCGCCGGTAAAATACCGAGCGTTTCATATCCAATATCATCGAGGGCCGCTACACTGCCATAGTACGGAGTCCCCTGCCGGGTATACGCCATACCTTGCACATCGCTGCGGTTGGACAGCGCCTCCTGCATGTTGGAGGAATACTGTGCTTCTTCAATCGTCGTACCGACGACCGTAGAATCCGGATGATAAATAATCATACCAGAGGAGTCGATCAATGTGATATAACCGGTTTCACCAACCACGATGGAATCCAGAATCTTACTCAGCTGACTGGTGGAAACATCCACACCTACGACACCGATCATGCTGCTATTGCTCATAATCGGGCTCACGACGCTGATGACCATTTCCCCTGTTCCGGTATCCACATAAGCGCCAGTGACTGTCGTCTTCTGTTCCTGCTCGCTACGCGTGTACCATTCCCGCGTCGAAAAGTCCACATCCGCCGAGGTAATCCGGCTGTTATCGGAGTACACCAACTCTTGCAGGCCTACATCCGCGAACCAGACGCCAAGCACGTTATCCTGATACTTCTGCTGGATTCTCTGCAGTTCTGTAAGCATACCGGAGAAATATACGGAGCTGTCCAGCGTGGTTTTTGCCTGATCGGCTGCCAAACCGGCAATCTCCGGCGAACAGACCATGGTATCAACAACACCATAATATTGCTTTAAAAATGCGTTTACCTGATGCGTACCAGCTTCTGCTTGTGAAGTCAAATTTTTTGTGACCATTTGCTCCACTGTGCCAGAAATCTGTATCCCGAGTAACACTCCAATACCGCTCAAAACTAAAATGAGTGGTATCAGAATCCCCAACATGAGTTTTTGCGCTATCCCTAGTTTCACGATCATTCCCTCCCTTTTCTCTTTTTTCATCGCGAAACAAATTATTGTATATAACAGCAATAATCTATTTATAGAATCGGATATTTTTTGTGATTTATAACAGTTATTTCCGAAAGAAATTTAATTTCGTGATTTCGATCTGTTGACAGCTTTTCGAATGCCAATTCAAAGGAAAACATAAGCCCTTCCGTGCATACACCGTTTAGTAAAGGATCCACCAATACTCCACGAGTTTGCGGTATTGATTTCCTTTCGGGGAAAGCTTTCCATATTTTCGCACGGCTCGACTGGTTTTTCTTTTGAGGTATTTCTGCGTGCCGCTGCGCTTGGGATACTTTATGTATTTTCCGGAATAGAGCAAAGTCTTACCGTCAAAGCCGTCGGGAATATAGCCGATATGCGGCGCATAGCCCACATGCTGAATCAAAAAAAGCAGCCGGTCCATATGCTTTTTCTCCTGCTGGCGACGGTATTGCCTATCTCGTCTGCCGGATACCTGCTGAGGATTTTCATGCTCCATCTGTTCTTGAATCTCGGCGATCGGCTTGTTTTGTTCGATTTCTGTCATATGCTTTTCGATTTGGTACAGTACGGGTAACCGGGCAAAGTCCTTGCCAGGAGCCACGCTGTTTGGCGTGGTATTCCCGTTGTTGTTTCTTACTTTGTTTGTGTAACGGCACCATTTGTATCATCGTTTTCCCTCCGTTTTGTATCTTTTCGATCCCTTTTATGACAACTGCATTACAGTTTCCGCAAGAGTGTTGCAACCCCGCGCTCAATCGGATATAGTATTCAACAACATTGTCTTTGCAAGAATGGAGGCTGTCTTTATGGCAATCGTTCGGTTTCCGGTGATCGATCCTGTCGCAACCGGCGCGAATATCACCCGGCTGCGGCAAGCGCGCGGTTTGACCGTCCGGGATTTGCAACAGTTTTTTGGTTTCGAAGAACCGCAAGCAATCTACAAATGGCAAAGGGGACAAAGTCTACCGAGCATTGACAACCTCTACGCCCTCAGTGAACTGTTCCAAATCTCGATGAATGAAATTTTGGTATCGACTTCTCCTATCCATTCCGTTGAGCAGCAGGGTTCGCCCTGCTGCTCAAATTTTTTACCCAGATACAGGCTTGTCGTTTGCTGTCTTTATCATAATCCGAAAACGTTCGCTTGTCATTGAACTGGTGGTTGAATCCACCCTTTTCGAGGGCTGTCTCAATGACCGTATATCCTATACTTTTTCTGCCCGATATGGTACAATATTCTCGAACGAGTCCAAACAATTGTGCACACAAACACCGACTTGGGGGATTTATGAACGACACAAAAACAACATGGGTGCTGCAAGCCCAACAGGGGGATACCGACGCACAGGGCAAGTTATATGAGGCATACTGGGAAAAGACCTATCGACTGGCGCTGAGCATGACCAAAAATCCGGAAAACGCAATGGATGCCGTGCAGGACGGCTTTCTTTCGGCGTTTGAGCATTTGGATTCTCTACGCGATCCGGATGCGTTCTCTTCCTGGCTCTGCCAGATCGTTGCGAACCAATGCCGCAAGCATCTACGGCAGCAAAAGCGATTTGTTGCACCGACAGAGGACGAAGAAAGTACCGACTTTTTCAGCAACATCCCCGATGCGGATGAAGCTGTGCTGCCGGAAAGCGTGCTGGAAGATCAAGCCCAGCGGACGCTGATCCGCCAGACCATTGAGGCGCTGCCAGACAATCAGCGTGAATGTGTCATGCTGTTTTATTATGGCGGCTTGTCTGTCAAGCAGATTGCCGACACCCAGACCTGCTCGGAAGGTACGGTCAAAAGCCGTTTGAACTATGCACGCCAGAAAATCGGCGAAAGCGTGCTGGCCATCGAAAAGCGGGACGGCATCCGGCTGCATAGTGCGGTACCGATCGGACTGCTGCTGGCACGGCTGGAGGTCGATCTGCTCTCCCCGGAACAGCTTACACAGATGTGGCAGGCGATCAAAGGCGGTGTCAGCGCAGCCGGTGCAGCGGGAGCGGCAGGCGCAGCGGCTGCCGCCGGCGGTGAGGCTGCCAAGGGCGGCCTGTTTGCGACCATTCAAGCCAAGATTGCAGTGGGTGTGGCTGCGGTCGCGGTCGTGACTGGCGGCATTGTCCTATCCTCAACGCCTGACCCGCTCGTTTTTACCGATCCGGCGATGGAGCAAAACATCCGCATACTGGTCGACAAACCGGAAGGAAAACTCTACGCTGAGGACTGCGACGAACTGTATCATATGGTACTGATCGACGATGGCGTTGCAGATGTTTCCGATGCACAGAGTTATGACCACCTGACGGCCATCCCGGGCACAGAGCCCGTGAGCGGTCTGGCCGACTTAAAGCTGCTGCCCTCTCTGGAGGCGCTGGAACTCTATACCAGCGAGCCGCAGACCCTGCTCAACACGCTGGCGGAAGATACCTCCATCTCTACACTGGACACCAGCTTTATGAACACGCAGTCCATCCAAGACCTTTCTTTCCTGGACAAACTGCCGGACCTGAAAATGTTCTCCTGTGACTTGGCTTCGGGTGCTGATCTGTCGCCGCTGGCGAGCAATGGCACCATACGCGATGCTTTTCTTTCCATTTCGGATGATTTTTCACTGGATTTGAGCCAGATGCAGGAGCTGATCTCCCTGACGCTGGCGCAGACTGTTTCCGGTGATCCCACCGCGGTCATCTCGCTGCAAGCGACCCAGTCGCTGCCCAATCTGCGTATGCTGCAAATCTATACCGGCAATCTGGATTCTCTCGCCTTTGCG
Proteins encoded:
- a CDS encoding response regulator transcription factor, whose product is MIRVLIADDQELIRQSLSFVLDAQPDIQMVGAAANGREAIEMVRSQKPDVVLMDVRMPEVDGVECTRLIKAAHPQIKVIILTTFDDDDYVFGALRYGASGYLLKGVSVADLASAVREVMRGGSIITPGVASKAIEMFGRMARGSMQVSVDEKQTADLQENEWKIIREVGCGLSNKEIAAALCLSEGTVRNYISSILSKLALRDRTQLAIWSVQTGTATQPFGGRP
- a CDS encoding PTS sugar transporter subunit IIA, which translates into the protein MRYLILVSHGTFAPGLHNAVGMMAGADRTDIRSTSLLDGMDVDTFRKNFADLVADLTQEDEILLFADIIGGSPLTTALEVLTEKGMLEHTVAIGGMNLPLILTAAFADAEAPLAQVADEVIEEGCGQLKKFDLGSSDEDDI
- a CDS encoding sensor histidine kinase, with amino-acid sequence MQKGDGLTLLRQTMVLINLALTLFLCAVFMLTPWRAMHRAESIDFLQGLSDVPAPPWSFSLAVVGFVAFLVVDFLYRYGRLGNGRSAFLLEPLFAVVVILTLHLEDTGLLLLCVVNLVNGLHGRGRVLFLAAMTGLYLLTSLDVLQAMLSMVPLSEYLAYYEGQAQQLMQTAIGLLSTLNLILFVGYMVLLVGQRTEENAAIRRLNGELAHANDQLSVLNGQLKAYAAQSERMAETRERNRLAREIHDTLGHALTGITAGADACIQMMDISPEMARKQMELIAETARAGINEVRRSVSALRPDALERFQLSEALVKMCQEMQQTSHANIELFMQPTDMRLSSDEEDAVYRIVQESVTNAIRHGHATRIEVNLFGQDRQLSIVVQDNGVGCGQIEPGFGLRHMRERLRLLGGSLQFSGGDGFRIQATIPLRWGDEI
- a CDS encoding helix-turn-helix domain-containing protein, producing the protein MAIVRFPVIDPVATGANITRLRQARGLTVRDLQQFFGFEEPQAIYKWQRGQSLPSIDNLYALSELFQISMNEILVSTSPIHSVEQQGSPCCSNFLPRYRLVVCCLYHNPKTFACH
- a CDS encoding PTS system mannose/fructose/N-acetylgalactosamine-transporter subunit IIB codes for the protein MSISFIRVDDRMIHGQTCTRWALEYPCDGLIAVNDKAANTPVLKAAYKNASDKKTFVWTLDQWRAKCQKVLDSKDRYFLITKDPQTMKAILVDDGFDPGEVKTVIIGPCNDREGATKLGNNQSITQEEADALEAIMQKGYEVEFALIKEAAIGNWKKFRGQFGYK
- a CDS encoding PTS system mannose/fructose/sorbose family transporter subunit IID, whose amino-acid sequence is MAEKKLSKKALAKSFRNWYYGHLTCFSQEHMQTFGYLCAMLPLVEELYETKEEQKEALKTYSAFFNTEPQLGTVIVGMTAGLEEAKANGEEIDGEMINGIRAGLMGPVAGIGDSLLVGTLIPILLGVALGMSSGGSPLGAIFYIVVYNLVLTLGMRLLYYKGYQLGGKAVEMIVGEKANAIRESVIMLGTIVIGAVAATWISITTPMVLPGDIALQEGVLDTIFPKILPLAAVMFCYWLMSKRKMAPTTVMLILVAVALVGVLLGFFDPQLSY
- a CDS encoding ABC transporter substrate-binding protein; translation: MRRWLERIAAMVLVAAGCVGLSAYAAAQETVLTVGFLAGSYWDAPLGNCYAIIDAAIERFEEEHPGVRVEYTSGILKRDYSEWLAGEYLMGQEPDVFLVLPEDFGMLAELDALQPLDGLIASDPDVSRTDFYSAALDSGAVDGVQYALPYECVPTLMFVNKTLLESEGIPVPENDWTWDDFYTICQKITRDTDGDGVIDQFGSYGYTWRNALASNEAALFAADGSRSRIAEPASVEAVAFAQKLEQLYADCDITARSFDEGHVAFRPFLFSDYRTYQPYPWRIKRYSDFEWDCIQMPGGPSGTGRSELSTVLAAISSRSQNPLAWDFLKELTCSEQTQSMLYTDSHGVSALRRVTQSEEIQQILRHDTPGESQLGLELLSDAMEQATTAPHFRSYDQALLLAESLVDTAMQDDHNLSLQLLRVQRELDEYLQS
- a CDS encoding methyl-accepting chemotaxis protein, producing MVTKNLTSQAEAGTHQVNAFLKQYYGVVDTMVCSPEIAGLAADQAKTTLDSSVYFSGMLTELQRIQQKYQDNVLGVWFADVGLQELVYSDNSRITSADVDFSTREWYTRSEQEQKTTVTGAYVDTGTGEMVISVVSPIMSNSSMIGVVGVDVSTSQLSKILDSIVVGETGYITLIDSSGMIIYHPDSTVVGTTIEEAQYSSNMQEALSNRSDVQGMAYTRQGTPYYGSVAALDDIGYETLGILPAEEFESHVNDTVHTIVICFVVCAILLAIIVVLLAISIIRPLKRLDTVARQLADGELDVEYQVKGHDEVARLGQSTLRIVERLKTYIQYIDELAAVLDQIGRGNLVFELQYDYRGEFAKLKDALLRIQKNLSETLSSIATSAAQVNMGSDQIASGAQALAQGATEQASAVQELSSTVQTLNEKVTEGAQQAGQMIDQLNEVKNQMSTSNGQMQDMLAAMQDISQHSTAISKIIKTIDDIAFQTNILALNAAVEAARAGAAGKGFAVVADEVRNLAGKSADAAQETNELIAQSVQAVNKGESIARATADALSMVAVSSDEVVSAVERVTHDYQDQAEHLKEVSIGVNQISEVVQTNSATAEESAAASEELSGQAQMLKSMISHFVLPDAESQLPTPSFEQTIPSAPQPSAPVEYPDSMDYTDKY
- a CDS encoding PTS mannose/fructose/sorbose/N-acetylgalactosamine transporter subunit IIC; the encoded protein is MEIQVWQAALFGLFACLASMPGLGGTVLGNYTLGRPLVAGLVVGLIMGDVQTGIYLGAAIQVVYIALVTPGGTVSADVRAISYIGIPLSIVAVHSMGLDPASAEGQAMAVTLGSAVGTLGTVLFYGTATVNLVWQHMGWKALEKGNLRKLYLVDMGLPWISHILCSFIPTFIITKVGVNMVDLMKAYLPMDGIAMKTLFTVGSLLPAVGIAILLKQVATKPVDLLTFLFGFTLAACMGLNLIAASVVGGFFAVFNYRIKVLSMQKTAVATTTGADAFDDDDEEEI
- a CDS encoding sugar ABC transporter substrate-binding protein; this translates as MGWRRVFLGLCAAALAVWLYLTMQQPAGQQDSIRIGATYMTMNNPFYSVIDEELRLMIESQGDILLTRDPALDQEKQNAQIHELLASDIDLLVINPVDFQQIRPALEEARDAGVPVVIVDSQVSDPSLVTCTIASDNYGAGVLCAEHLMRTRDSAHIVLLEHAAAQSAVDRIQGFCDTLAEHPAYEIVGQADCEGQLELAMPALRKLLEEQPAIDVVMALNDPSALGAMAALEEYGTLENTLVYGVDGAPEAKNMIYEGVMTATVAQSPIQIGQTTAQVAYQILEGEPYDKVITVPVKLITEENVNQFGSDGWQ